In Turicibacter sanguinis, a genomic segment contains:
- a CDS encoding M23 family metallopeptidase produces the protein MKRQIIVSFMAILVCMLSSINASAEANEQNEQEIRQKLYKDYEQASGVPWYQIAAVDQYERNTYKFREECTFKYDTISICFPNEIWSGPENPIYYDNNSLTINLFGGIGKDGDGDGIADINNEEDVMYTMVEYLRSYNDFEAAIASYYQKEQTLTIIKEIAMLFEHFDTITLDKRSLPVSRHYSYSFSDNYGTARSWGGARSHEGIDIFAGYSTPVLSTAYGVIEIMGWNDFGGYRIGIRDIYNTYQYYAHLQGFEGNIKEGDIVEPGQVIGYVGSTGYGKEGTSGKFPPHLHFGLYKYDGKCEWAFNPYPHLKRWEKQK, from the coding sequence ATGAAACGTCAAATCATAGTAAGTTTCATGGCAATACTGGTATGTATGTTAAGTTCTATAAATGCATCAGCTGAAGCTAACGAACAAAATGAACAAGAAATCAGACAAAAACTTTATAAAGACTACGAGCAGGCATCAGGTGTCCCTTGGTATCAAATAGCCGCCGTTGATCAATACGAGCGCAATACCTATAAATTCCGTGAAGAATGTACATTTAAGTACGATACCATCTCAATTTGTTTTCCAAATGAAATATGGTCAGGCCCTGAAAATCCAATTTATTATGATAATAATAGTTTGACTATTAATCTTTTTGGAGGTATTGGTAAAGATGGAGATGGAGATGGGATAGCAGATATTAATAATGAAGAAGACGTAATGTATACAATGGTCGAGTATTTACGTTCATATAATGATTTTGAAGCCGCCATTGCATCTTATTATCAAAAGGAACAAACTCTAACGATTATAAAAGAAATTGCGATGCTATTTGAACATTTTGATACAATTACACTAGATAAACGATCGTTACCAGTATCACGCCATTATAGTTATAGTTTTAGTGATAACTATGGTACAGCACGAAGTTGGGGTGGGGCTAGATCACATGAAGGAATAGATATTTTTGCTGGATACTCAACACCAGTATTATCCACAGCTTACGGAGTCATTGAAATAATGGGATGGAATGATTTTGGTGGATATCGAATTGGTATAAGAGATATTTATAATACATATCAATACTATGCACATCTTCAAGGATTTGAAGGAAATATTAAAGAAGGTGACATAGTCGAACCGGGACAAGTGATAGGATATGTTGGTAGTACAGGATATGGGAAAGAAGGAACAAGCGGTAAATTCCCACCACATTTACATTTTGGTTTGTACAAGTATGATGGAAAATGTGAATGGGCATTTAACCCATACCCACATCTAAAACGATGGGAAAAACAGAAATAA
- the tsaE gene encoding tRNA (adenosine(37)-N6)-threonylcarbamoyltransferase complex ATPase subunit type 1 TsaE — protein sequence MKHVIKTQSVEETQKVAYAIGKWVKSGMILTLEGDLGAGKTTFTKGLAKGLDIKRNVNSPTFTIIKEYQGRLPLYHMDVYRLENGADEIGLDDYLYGEGVCVIEWASMIEDLLPNERLDIKIFRDGEFERRIELLPIGSEYETVSEELN from the coding sequence ATGAAGCATGTTATTAAGACACAATCAGTAGAAGAAACACAAAAAGTAGCTTATGCAATTGGAAAATGGGTTAAGTCAGGCATGATTTTAACATTGGAAGGAGACTTAGGAGCTGGAAAAACTACTTTTACTAAAGGGTTAGCTAAAGGATTGGATATTAAACGTAATGTTAATAGTCCAACATTTACGATAATTAAAGAATATCAAGGTCGGTTACCTTTATATCATATGGATGTGTATCGTTTGGAAAATGGTGCTGATGAAATTGGACTAGATGACTATCTATATGGTGAAGGAGTCTGCGTGATTGAATGGGCTAGTATGATTGAAGATTTACTACCAAATGAGCGACTAGATATTAAAATATTCCGTGATGGAGAGTTTGAGCGTCGTATTGAATTATTGCCAATCGGATCTGAATATGAAACAGTTAGTGAGGAGTTAAATTAA
- the ytaF gene encoding sporulation membrane protein YtaF, translating to MYFLSILLFSAAVTCDGLIIGLSYGARKVKINFMCNLIVGIISCLGTMIGMYTGQLFDIFLVESVATYLGSVLLFLFGLYMFYQALYKQLNARKQKEALMTNVADLAETFDRDHSKTIEVKEALMLGLFLCINNIGLGVGASLTGLNILLTSITCLVLSVVFIGGGCHLTYNFLSEKTVQYAEYVASIMIMILAIYELFF from the coding sequence ATGTATTTTTTATCAATATTATTATTCTCTGCTGCAGTTACCTGTGATGGGTTAATCATAGGTCTCAGCTATGGAGCTAGAAAAGTTAAGATTAATTTCATGTGTAATCTTATTGTAGGTATTATTTCTTGTTTGGGAACGATGATTGGAATGTATACAGGCCAGTTATTTGATATATTTTTAGTTGAATCTGTGGCAACCTATTTAGGGAGTGTCTTATTATTCTTATTCGGATTATATATGTTTTATCAAGCTTTATATAAACAATTAAATGCAAGAAAACAAAAAGAAGCATTGATGACAAATGTAGCGGATTTAGCTGAGACGTTTGACAGAGACCACTCTAAGACAATTGAGGTAAAAGAGGCACTTATGCTTGGATTATTTTTGTGTATTAATAATATTGGGTTAGGTGTTGGTGCTTCTTTGACCGGTCTAAATATTCTACTTACTTCTATAACATGTTTAGTTTTAAGTGTCGTTTTTATAGGGGGTGGATGTCATTTAACTTATAATTTTCTTAGTGAAAAAACGGTTCAATATGCCGAATATGTAGCAAGTATAATGATTATGATTTTGGCTATATATGAATTGTTTTTTTAA